Proteins encoded within one genomic window of Rossellomorea vietnamensis:
- a CDS encoding cell wall-binding repeat-containing protein has product MNGKTMKRQLLSVTVASSMALSLFAPPLSQHVSAADEAFQDLIISEYIEGSSYNKAIELYNGTGEPIDLSNYSLELHTNGIETTDKTMTLSGVLNAGETFVLAHKQAVQDILDQADILDSNVINFNGNDPITLKKNGTVIDSIGQVGSDADFAKDVSIVRHDTVKTGDTVVTDAFDLNVEWTDQGKDVFSDLGTHLSDDPAPDPTPIELSTIADARTAPKGTTVKVQGTATAAFEAGGQINLFIQDGTAGVIVRASGLTAEPGDEVIAEGKLGDYYGMQQIEATASSVEITEEDKGVPSPASLTSTDLSAENGEEHEGMFVEFTDVTVKSKDSNGNFTAADSKGEFVIKPNDGTVLEVGKTYEILRGVVDYNFDEYKLVPRNSADVIETAFSVTADPASGSVVEGTKVTLQTATEGGTIHYTTDGTDPTSASPTYTAPLELTTDVTIKAVVVKDGKTSDVSTYTYKMLKSADGLSIHDIQGESHTSPYENMTVSNVEGIVTAKAGSNAFYMQEETPDDNVATSEGIYVYAKGSSVNVGDKVNVAGQVKEWREDGYSDAKDLLTTQITASAVSVESSGNTVPAAVVMGEDRVPPTEVVEDDEMKTFDPETDGLDFYESLEGMLIEIPDATITGPVKYDELPVVVNTSDDQLRTRAGGVLISPEDYNPERMLIDVDGIDINVKTGDTLNGSVTGNVSYDYSNFKIRPTGDFPEVMDGGTVREVTGITPVKEDLTIASYNIENFYAGIDQSKVDKIAESIVKNLKTPDIVGLVEVQDNNGPTDDGTTDASASYEAIIKAIEEAGGPTYEFTDIAPADKVDGGQPGGNIRVGFIYNPDRVQMTDKEAGDAVTAVDVDENGLTQNPGRVEPLNEAFDDSRKPLAAEFMFNGEKVIVVANHFNSKGGDGALFGAEHPVILGSEVQRVKQAEIINNFVKDVNENVDDANVVVLGDLNDFEFSNPLKTLKGDVLTDMMEKLPSEQRYSYIYQGNSQVLDHILVTNNLADHTDIDSVNINSDFSEEDGRASDHDPVLAKIQFSNKVERISGDDRYETAIEISKKGWESADTVVIARGDMFPDALAGAPLAYKHDAPILLTDQNYLNPKVQAEIKRLGAKKAIILGGEGALSKYVQYQLKGLGLKTDRISGDDRFETAANIAARLDGNPEKAVVANAYQFADALSVASYAAQNGYPIVLSAQDTLSKASSKVLKDIDEKIVVGGENAISTDIFESFDEATRYSGLDRYETSAEIAKHLTPQTNRAIVATGANFADALAGSVLAAKEGAEILLVKKDEVPEDIMEAIEMDHINNFHVVGGKNAVNEDVLNKLKK; this is encoded by the coding sequence ATGAACGGGAAAACAATGAAGCGCCAACTGTTAAGCGTAACAGTTGCTTCCAGTATGGCTTTAAGCTTGTTTGCTCCTCCTCTATCTCAGCATGTATCCGCTGCAGATGAGGCATTTCAGGATTTAATCATTTCGGAATATATAGAAGGGTCCAGTTACAATAAAGCAATTGAACTTTATAATGGCACTGGTGAACCCATTGATCTATCGAATTACTCCTTGGAATTACATACAAATGGTATCGAAACGACGGACAAGACTATGACTTTATCAGGTGTTCTTAATGCGGGAGAAACGTTTGTCCTTGCCCACAAGCAAGCTGTTCAGGACATTCTTGACCAAGCGGATATCTTAGACAGCAATGTCATTAATTTCAACGGAAATGATCCCATTACCTTAAAGAAGAATGGCACAGTGATCGATTCCATCGGACAGGTTGGTTCGGATGCGGATTTCGCAAAAGACGTTTCAATCGTCCGTCATGATACCGTTAAGACAGGGGATACAGTTGTAACAGATGCATTTGACCTTAATGTTGAATGGACAGACCAGGGCAAAGATGTATTCAGTGACCTCGGAACCCATCTATCAGACGATCCAGCCCCAGACCCAACGCCAATCGAATTATCCACTATAGCAGATGCCCGTACAGCCCCTAAAGGAACGACCGTGAAAGTCCAGGGTACAGCAACCGCAGCATTCGAAGCAGGCGGTCAGATAAACCTGTTCATCCAGGACGGGACAGCCGGTGTCATCGTCCGTGCAAGTGGACTTACTGCCGAGCCGGGGGATGAAGTCATCGCGGAAGGTAAACTCGGAGACTACTATGGAATGCAGCAAATCGAAGCAACGGCATCAAGCGTTGAAATCACAGAAGAAGACAAAGGAGTCCCATCACCAGCTTCCCTGACATCTACAGACCTCTCAGCGGAGAATGGTGAAGAGCACGAAGGGATGTTTGTGGAATTCACGGATGTGACTGTGAAATCCAAAGACAGTAACGGTAACTTCACCGCAGCAGACAGCAAAGGTGAGTTCGTCATTAAACCAAATGATGGCACAGTGCTTGAAGTTGGGAAAACGTACGAAATCCTTCGTGGAGTGGTTGACTATAATTTTGACGAATACAAACTGGTCCCTCGAAATTCAGCAGATGTCATTGAAACGGCCTTCTCTGTAACGGCTGATCCTGCTTCGGGTTCTGTAGTCGAAGGGACGAAGGTGACACTTCAAACAGCAACGGAAGGTGGAACTATTCACTATACAACGGATGGAACCGATCCTACATCAGCCAGTCCAACGTACACAGCGCCGTTAGAACTTACTACAGATGTGACCATTAAAGCAGTGGTTGTTAAAGACGGCAAAACAAGCGATGTGTCCACTTATACTTATAAAATGCTTAAATCTGCAGATGGCTTAAGCATCCATGATATCCAGGGAGAATCCCATACATCTCCTTACGAAAACATGACCGTTTCAAACGTGGAAGGGATTGTGACAGCGAAGGCCGGTTCCAATGCATTCTACATGCAGGAAGAGACGCCTGACGATAACGTAGCGACTTCTGAAGGAATCTATGTTTATGCGAAAGGAAGTTCCGTAAACGTAGGGGACAAAGTCAATGTGGCTGGACAAGTGAAAGAGTGGAGGGAAGACGGCTATTCCGATGCCAAGGATCTTCTGACGACTCAAATTACGGCATCGGCTGTATCGGTAGAATCCTCAGGTAACACTGTCCCTGCGGCCGTTGTGATGGGTGAGGACCGCGTTCCGCCTACTGAAGTGGTAGAAGACGATGAAATGAAAACATTCGATCCCGAAACAGATGGCTTGGACTTTTATGAAAGTCTTGAAGGAATGCTGATTGAAATTCCTGATGCCACCATCACAGGTCCTGTGAAATATGATGAATTGCCTGTCGTGGTGAACACAAGCGATGATCAACTTCGTACACGAGCAGGAGGCGTATTGATTTCCCCTGAAGACTACAATCCAGAGAGAATGTTGATAGACGTCGATGGGATCGATATCAATGTCAAAACAGGTGATACCCTTAATGGATCTGTTACTGGAAACGTGAGCTACGATTACAGTAATTTCAAAATCCGTCCAACAGGTGATTTTCCTGAAGTCATGGACGGAGGGACAGTCCGTGAAGTGACGGGCATCACACCGGTAAAAGAAGACTTGACGATCGCTTCTTATAATATCGAAAACTTCTACGCCGGAATCGACCAAAGTAAAGTGGATAAGATTGCAGAGTCAATCGTTAAGAATCTAAAAACCCCTGATATCGTCGGCCTTGTCGAAGTTCAGGATAATAACGGTCCAACGGATGATGGAACGACCGATGCAAGTGCTTCGTATGAAGCCATCATCAAAGCGATTGAAGAAGCCGGCGGTCCGACATACGAATTCACTGATATTGCCCCTGCCGACAAAGTGGACGGCGGGCAGCCGGGCGGGAATATCCGTGTCGGATTCATCTATAATCCGGATCGCGTTCAAATGACAGATAAAGAAGCTGGAGATGCTGTCACAGCGGTTGATGTCGATGAAAACGGACTTACTCAAAACCCTGGACGCGTTGAACCGTTGAACGAAGCGTTTGACGATTCCCGTAAGCCACTCGCTGCCGAGTTCATGTTCAATGGTGAAAAAGTCATCGTCGTAGCGAATCACTTCAACTCCAAAGGGGGAGACGGCGCATTATTCGGTGCGGAACATCCGGTTATCCTTGGAAGCGAAGTACAGCGTGTAAAACAGGCAGAAATCATCAATAACTTCGTAAAAGACGTAAACGAGAACGTTGATGACGCGAATGTTGTGGTTTTGGGTGACCTGAACGACTTTGAATTCTCAAACCCTCTTAAGACGCTTAAAGGCGATGTTTTAACCGATATGATGGAGAAGCTTCCTTCAGAGCAGCGTTACTCTTATATCTATCAAGGAAACTCTCAAGTCCTTGATCATATTTTAGTCACAAACAATCTGGCTGATCATACAGACATTGACAGTGTGAACATCAACTCTGATTTCAGCGAGGAAGACGGACGCGCGAGTGACCACGATCCAGTGTTGGCAAAAATTCAATTCAGCAACAAGGTAGAGCGCATCTCTGGTGACGATCGTTACGAAACAGCCATCGAGATCTCCAAAAAAGGCTGGGAATCAGCTGACACAGTCGTGATTGCCCGAGGAGATATGTTCCCGGATGCCCTTGCAGGAGCTCCACTTGCTTACAAACATGATGCACCGATTTTATTAACAGATCAGAACTATCTGAATCCTAAAGTACAAGCAGAAATCAAACGCCTTGGTGCCAAGAAAGCTATCATCCTTGGAGGAGAAGGGGCACTATCCAAGTATGTTCAGTATCAACTGAAAGGTTTAGGGCTTAAGACTGATCGTATCTCAGGGGATGACCGATTCGAAACGGCTGCAAATATCGCTGCCAGATTGGATGGGAATCCTGAAAAGGCCGTTGTAGCAAATGCCTATCAATTTGCAGACGCTCTTTCCGTGGCATCCTATGCAGCTCAAAATGGATATCCGATCGTATTATCTGCTCAAGACACTTTATCAAAAGCTTCCAGCAAAGTGCTGAAAGACATTGATGAAAAGATCGTCGTGGGTGGAGAAAATGCGATCAGCACAGACATTTTTGAAAGCTTTGATGAGGCGACCCGTTATAGTGGATTGGACCGCTATGAAACGTCAGCTGAAATCGCCAAGCACTTAACTCCACAAACAAATCGTGCAATCGTCGCTACAGGAGCCAATTTTGCCGATGCATTGGCAGGTTCTGTTCTGGCGGCCAAAGAAGGCGCTGAAATCCTGCTAGTGAAGAAGGATGAAGTTCCGGAGGATATCATGGAAGCGATTGAAATGGACCATATTAATAACTTCCATGTTGTAGGTGGCAAGAATGCCGTCAATGAAGATGTTCTAAATAAACTGAAGAAATGA